From Acinetobacter suaedae, one genomic window encodes:
- the thpD gene encoding ectoine hydroxylase, whose protein sequence is MQMSNPYLTRRSDAAAIISRADPVVYEQNLVEGATAQQKQDYATNGFLQIDDLFSADEVKYLLDELHQMRHAYAMQQRPEAIIERESQEVRSIFNVHRLNDVFKNLVSDERVLNIARSLLGSEVYIHQSRINYKPGLHGKEFFWHSDFETWHSEDGMPRMRALSCSILLTDNNEHNGPLLVIPGSHQHYISCQGETPDEHYKKSLKKQEYGVPDGSLLRYLADMGGIHSCTGHAGSVVFFDCNLMHGSNSNITPFSRSNIFFVYNSIDNQLQQPLGGLQPRPEFVAAREDIAPIKPKNLIL, encoded by the coding sequence ATGCAAATGAGCAATCCTTATCTGACACGAAGAAGTGATGCTGCGGCTATTATTTCTCGTGCAGATCCTGTTGTTTATGAGCAGAATCTGGTCGAAGGTGCAACAGCACAACAAAAGCAGGATTATGCGACCAATGGTTTCTTACAAATAGATGATCTGTTTAGTGCAGATGAGGTTAAATATTTGCTGGATGAGCTGCATCAAATGCGTCATGCATATGCGATGCAGCAACGACCAGAGGCAATTATTGAGCGTGAAAGTCAGGAAGTCCGTTCTATTTTTAATGTCCACCGACTCAATGATGTGTTTAAAAACCTAGTTTCAGATGAACGTGTTTTAAATATTGCACGATCACTATTGGGCAGTGAAGTGTATATACATCAATCACGGATTAACTATAAACCAGGACTACATGGCAAAGAGTTTTTTTGGCATTCTGATTTTGAAACATGGCATAGTGAAGATGGTATGCCGAGAATGCGTGCGCTCAGTTGTTCGATTTTATTGACTGACAATAATGAGCATAATGGGCCTTTGCTGGTGATTCCGGGATCACATCAACATTATATTTCTTGCCAAGGTGAGACGCCGGATGAGCACTATAAAAAGTCACTGAAAAAGCAAGAATACGGTGTTCCTGACGGAAGTCTACTGCGTTATTTAGCGGATATGGGCGGTATTCATTCTTGTACTGGACATGCGGGTAGTGTTGTATTTTTTGATTGTAATTTGATGCATGGTTCAAACAGCAATATTACACCGTTTTCTCGAAGTAATATTTTCTTTGTTTACAATAGTATCGACAATCAACTGCAACAACCTCTTGGGGGGCTCCAACCTCGACCTGAGTTTGTTGCAGCCCGAGAAGATATTGCGCCGATAAAACCCAAAAATCTCATCTTATAA
- a CDS encoding ectoine synthase: MIVRQLQDILNTERDVQTETWASRRLLLQDDGMGFSMHETTIFAGTETHIWYKNHLEAVYCVKGEGEVELIPSGEVYKITPGTLYALDKHDNHYLRAKTDLVLVCTFNPALVGNEVHDKDGVYATPAQMMKQTEEEA, from the coding sequence ATGATCGTTCGTCAACTACAAGATATCTTAAATACTGAGCGTGATGTGCAAACAGAAACTTGGGCAAGTCGCCGCTTATTATTGCAAGATGATGGTATGGGCTTTTCGATGCATGAAACGACCATTTTTGCAGGTACAGAGACCCATATTTGGTATAAAAACCATTTGGAAGCTGTGTATTGTGTCAAAGGTGAAGGAGAGGTCGAGCTGATCCCTTCAGGTGAGGTGTATAAAATCACACCTGGAACATTATATGCACTTGATAAGCATGACAATCATTATCTGCGTGCTAAAACTGATTTAGTTTTAGTCTGTACCTTTAACCCTGCATTGGTTGGGAATGAGGTGCATGATAAGGATGGTGTCTATGCAACACCTGCACAAATGATGAAGCAGACGGAGGAGGAGGCTTAA